In Paenibacillus hexagrammi, the following are encoded in one genomic region:
- the tilS gene encoding tRNA lysidine(34) synthetase TilS, with amino-acid sequence MELIRPCLRIYKSELVQYCKEQSLVYCHDSSNDSRKYFRNQVRLDVMPLLEQYNEHFAESLNRLSVTMRAENDYMEEEASAVFRRIVSLESASCSMLRSEFAGLHVALQRRLIKLILNYLCSWTERHDFTRMELIRETILQHRLPCTVLDIHDQLVLVKEYELVRFQRERPKPIPYKYELDWGVRPTGDMVLPEAGAVLRYEVGTASSFSLWREEAAPQEVWFDLDQLELPLFIRSRAAGDRLEPFGLNGSKKVKDMFIDAKLPPSNRDRIPLLVDASGQILWIAGFRRSQHALVREHSERVLHVKLL; translated from the coding sequence GTGGAACTGATCCGTCCTTGCTTACGTATATACAAATCAGAACTTGTGCAATATTGCAAAGAGCAGTCGCTTGTCTATTGTCACGATAGCAGCAATGACTCCCGCAAATACTTTCGCAACCAAGTAAGACTGGATGTTATGCCCCTGCTAGAGCAGTATAATGAACACTTTGCGGAATCGCTCAATCGTCTGTCTGTCACGATGAGAGCTGAAAACGACTATATGGAAGAAGAAGCTTCAGCTGTTTTTCGTCGCATTGTTTCATTGGAGTCGGCATCCTGCAGCATGCTCAGGTCTGAATTTGCCGGTTTGCACGTTGCTTTACAAAGACGGTTGATTAAACTAATATTAAACTATCTTTGTTCATGGACGGAAAGGCATGATTTTACCAGGATGGAGTTAATCCGTGAGACGATCCTGCAGCACCGCCTGCCTTGTACGGTCTTGGATATTCATGATCAGCTTGTACTCGTTAAGGAATATGAACTTGTTCGATTCCAACGGGAGCGCCCGAAGCCTATCCCCTATAAGTACGAGCTAGATTGGGGTGTGAGGCCTACAGGCGATATGGTTTTACCTGAGGCTGGAGCCGTGCTTCGGTACGAGGTTGGTACAGCAAGCTCATTCTCATTATGGAGGGAAGAGGCTGCTCCGCAAGAGGTGTGGTTTGATTTGGACCAGCTTGAATTGCCTCTCTTCATTAGAAGCCGAGCTGCCGGAGACCGCTTGGAGCCTTTTGGTTTAAACGGGTCGAAAAAGGTAAAAGATATGTTCATTGATGCCAAGCTTCCGCCAAGTAACCGGGATCGTATTCCGCTATTGGTTGATGCATCCGGTCAGATTCTATGGATTGCGGGCTTCCGAAGGTCACAACATGCCCTGGTCCGAGAACACTCTGAGCGGGTACTTCATGTGAAGCTGCTCTAG
- the tilS gene encoding tRNA lysidine(34) synthetase TilS, whose amino-acid sequence MDTHLAAKVELNIREHQLIKRGNAVVVAVSGGPDSVALLHILFVLSGKYDWKLIVGHVNHSFRGAESDAEADYVAGLAAELGLPCEVGVIDMPAYIEEHGANTQAAAREKRYEFLHGVAARYKADCIALAHHADDQAETILMRLLRGTGPSGLAGMSERRSEKKWN is encoded by the coding sequence GTGGATACTCATCTTGCAGCCAAAGTAGAATTGAATATTCGTGAACATCAGCTGATCAAGAGAGGAAATGCAGTAGTTGTTGCCGTATCAGGAGGACCTGATTCCGTGGCGCTGCTTCATATCCTTTTTGTGCTTTCAGGCAAATATGATTGGAAGCTGATTGTAGGTCACGTCAACCACAGCTTTCGCGGCGCGGAATCGGATGCAGAAGCGGACTATGTGGCTGGGCTTGCAGCGGAGCTAGGGTTGCCTTGCGAGGTTGGCGTCATTGATATGCCGGCGTATATTGAAGAGCACGGAGCGAACACTCAGGCTGCCGCGCGAGAAAAACGGTATGAGTTTCTTCACGGGGTTGCTGCCCGCTATAAGGCGGATTGCATTGCTTTGGCTCATCATGCAGACGATCAGGCAGAAACAATCCTAATGCGATTGCTGCGCGGAACAGGTCCGTCCGGTCTTGCCGGAATGTCGGAGCGCAGGAGTGAAAAAAAGTGGAACTGA
- a CDS encoding protein kinase domain-containing protein, whose amino-acid sequence MSTWFEDAFRPGSEIQGKWNGRVYLVERLLGSGSNGVVALVRRGQMKYALKAGYETVDHQSEINSLHALSRTNTSFRNFLIDVDDMVVQGKEVSFSVMRYIEGMTISDFLHKQGQDWIYVIGSKLLKKLTELHKNGYIFGDLKIENMIVSRYGDVDLIDFGGVTPKGRAIKQLTEVYDRGFWKAGERYAEESYDLFSFAILLLKVLDRKNRFASFPKMLPQNREIELLHAIMKENPPAARLAPFLHKALNSQIATSEEAYQLWTGLVSNKKVSPKSTTMPWLKICFAASVCIFAATLYIYW is encoded by the coding sequence GTGAGTACGTGGTTTGAGGATGCGTTTCGACCGGGTTCAGAAATTCAAGGGAAGTGGAACGGCCGCGTCTACCTGGTAGAACGCTTATTAGGCTCCGGCTCCAATGGAGTTGTTGCACTTGTGCGTAGGGGGCAGATGAAATATGCGCTCAAGGCCGGCTATGAAACGGTCGACCATCAATCGGAAATCAACTCGCTTCATGCCTTATCGAGAACGAATACTTCATTTCGAAACTTTTTGATCGATGTTGACGATATGGTCGTGCAAGGCAAAGAAGTATCGTTTAGTGTGATGCGGTATATTGAAGGGATGACGATTTCGGATTTCCTTCATAAGCAAGGGCAGGACTGGATCTACGTGATCGGTTCTAAGCTTTTGAAAAAGTTAACCGAACTGCATAAGAATGGCTACATTTTCGGTGATTTGAAGATCGAGAATATGATCGTCTCCCGATACGGTGACGTGGATTTGATTGATTTTGGGGGCGTAACGCCTAAAGGCAGAGCTATTAAGCAATTAACAGAGGTGTATGATCGGGGGTTCTGGAAAGCCGGCGAGCGATATGCGGAGGAAAGTTACGATTTGTTCTCATTCGCGATTCTTCTATTAAAAGTGCTGGACCGCAAAAACCGATTTGCCAGCTTTCCCAAGATGCTCCCACAGAACAGAGAAATCGAGCTGCTGCATGCCATCATGAAAGAGAATCCTCCGGCGGCCCGCCTTGCTCCATTTTTGCACAAAGCACTGAATAGTCAGATCGCTACATCCGAAGAAGCTTATCAGCTATGGACAGGTCTGGTCTCGAATAAGAAAGTGTCACCTAAATCTACAACAATGCCTTGGCTTAAAATTTGCTTTGCGGCTTCTGTTTGTATATTTGCAGCGACCCTCTATATATATTGGTAG
- the ftsH gene encoding ATP-dependent zinc metalloprotease FtsH codes for MNRIIRNTGFYLLIFLVTVGIVHFISTQNEQKDVITYDKFRQAVVTKNVKSVTLKFDGYTYLVKGEYIDPPTADKKTFETHAPYEQLVVQLIEANGVPQEVYETMERDSVWISFLTSIIPFVIIFILFFFLLNQAQGGGGKVMNFGKSRARLYNEEKKRVTFEDVAGADEEKQELVEVVEFLKDPRKFAALGARIPKGVLLNGPPGTGKTLLARAVAGEAGVPFFSISGSDFVEMFVGVGASRVRDLFENAKKNSPCIIFIDEIDAVGRQRGAGLGGGHDEREQTLNQLLVEMDGFGANEGIIIVAATNRPDILDPALLRPGRFDRQITVDRPDVKGREAVLKVHARNKPLAKDVKLDALSRYTTGFTGADLENLLNEAALIAARRNRKDISMSEVEEAFDRVIVGTQKKNRIVTDREKRIVAYHEAGHAIIGYYAENADMVHKVTIVPRGRAGGYVMMLPKESTDPLVQTKRELLDKVTGLLGGRVSEELYIGEIGTGAYDDFRKATGMVRRMIMEFGMSEKLGPMQFGSSQGQVFLGRDIGHEQNYSDAIAYEIDQEMQRFIRECYDRAREILTKYADQVHLVAKTLLEKETLDKDEIIALLEKGEVEGSSEEEDVKVNIQGQSQASDSNKLEFERDKDHKEPGSDSTEE; via the coding sequence ATGAATCGGATTATCCGGAATACCGGTTTTTATTTGCTTATTTTTTTGGTCACGGTTGGTATCGTTCACTTCATAAGTACCCAAAACGAACAAAAGGACGTTATTACTTACGATAAGTTCCGCCAAGCGGTTGTTACCAAAAATGTAAAATCCGTCACTCTGAAGTTTGATGGATATACATATTTAGTTAAAGGTGAGTATATTGATCCGCCAACTGCCGACAAAAAGACCTTTGAGACGCATGCCCCTTACGAGCAATTGGTTGTGCAGCTCATTGAAGCTAACGGAGTGCCGCAAGAAGTATATGAAACGATGGAGCGGGATAGCGTATGGATCAGCTTTCTGACCTCAATTATTCCATTCGTGATTATTTTCATCTTGTTTTTCTTCCTTCTGAACCAAGCTCAGGGTGGCGGCGGCAAGGTGATGAACTTCGGCAAAAGCCGTGCCCGTCTTTATAATGAAGAGAAGAAGCGTGTGACCTTCGAGGATGTGGCGGGAGCCGATGAAGAGAAGCAGGAATTAGTAGAAGTCGTAGAGTTCCTGAAAGATCCGCGCAAGTTCGCTGCTCTAGGAGCGCGAATTCCGAAGGGCGTTCTGCTGAACGGACCTCCGGGAACAGGTAAGACGCTTTTGGCCAGAGCTGTGGCCGGTGAAGCTGGCGTGCCGTTCTTCAGCATTTCCGGTTCCGACTTCGTTGAAATGTTTGTCGGTGTCGGCGCATCCCGTGTGCGTGATTTGTTCGAAAATGCAAAGAAGAACTCGCCATGTATTATCTTTATCGATGAAATTGACGCAGTTGGACGTCAGCGCGGCGCCGGTTTAGGCGGCGGGCATGATGAACGCGAGCAGACGCTCAACCAATTGCTTGTAGAAATGGACGGTTTCGGAGCGAACGAAGGTATTATTATCGTAGCGGCAACGAACCGACCTGATATTCTGGATCCGGCATTGCTTCGTCCGGGACGCTTTGACCGTCAAATCACAGTTGACCGTCCGGATGTGAAAGGCCGCGAAGCGGTACTGAAAGTACATGCACGCAACAAGCCTCTTGCCAAAGATGTGAAGCTGGATGCATTGTCCCGTTACACTACAGGATTTACCGGCGCTGATCTGGAGAACCTGCTGAATGAGGCGGCTTTGATCGCAGCACGACGTAACCGCAAGGATATCTCGATGTCTGAGGTCGAAGAAGCATTTGACCGTGTGATTGTAGGTACACAGAAAAAGAACCGCATTGTCACTGATCGCGAAAAGCGTATTGTTGCTTACCACGAGGCAGGCCACGCTATCATTGGCTACTACGCTGAGAATGCGGATATGGTTCATAAAGTAACGATTGTCCCTCGGGGACGCGCAGGCGGCTATGTGATGATGCTGCCTAAAGAAAGCACAGATCCGCTGGTTCAAACGAAGAGAGAGCTTCTGGATAAAGTCACAGGCTTGCTGGGCGGCCGCGTTTCCGAAGAGTTGTACATCGGAGAGATCGGTACTGGCGCTTACGATGACTTCCGTAAAGCAACGGGCATGGTTCGCCGCATGATCATGGAATTCGGTATGAGTGAAAAGCTCGGACCGATGCAATTCGGCAGCAGCCAAGGGCAAGTATTCTTGGGGCGTGACATCGGACATGAGCAGAACTATAGTGATGCCATTGCTTACGAAATCGATCAGGAAATGCAGCGTTTTATCCGCGAATGCTACGACCGTGCTCGCGAGATTTTAACGAAGTATGCCGATCAGGTTCACTTGGTAGCGAAAACGTTGCTTGAAAAAGAAACCCTCGACAAAGATGAAATTATCGCTCTCCTGGAAAAAGGGGAAGTAGAAGGTTCATCCGAAGAAGAGGACGTGAAAGTAAACATCCAGGGTCAAAGCCAAGCGAGCGATAGCAACAAGCTGGAATTTGAACGGGATAAAGATCACAAGGAGCCAGGCTCAGACTCTACTGAAGAGTAA
- a CDS encoding helix-turn-helix domain-containing protein yields MAIKGQTFRHYPESIKTEAIRLHEVEGWSYREITEHLGIYDKGRVKKWMSKYRECGEESFKDKRGGPFRAETEQERLIRQLQLEVDVLKKWLQILSREVHKINTTS; encoded by the coding sequence ATGGCGATCAAAGGACAAACGTTTAGACATTATCCAGAATCCATCAAGACAGAGGCTATTCGTTTACATGAGGTGGAGGGTTGGAGCTACCGAGAAATCACAGAACATTTGGGGATATATGATAAGGGACGGGTCAAGAAGTGGATGAGTAAATACCGTGAGTGCGGCGAAGAAAGTTTTAAGGACAAGCGTGGAGGCCCCTTTCGAGCAGAGACAGAGCAAGAGCGACTAATTCGACAGTTGCAATTAGAGGTAGATGTGCTAAAAAAGTGGTTACAAATCTTGAGTCGGGAGGTGCACAAGATAAATACTACGTCATAG
- a CDS encoding vWA domain-containing protein has protein sequence MKQILLITDGCSNVGVSPVIAAAQAQAEGVTVNVIGVIDQGELGVLGTEEIQEIASAGGGMSRIVNSQQLSHTVQMMTRKTVAHTIQQAVGKELQQILGHSQLEQLPPPKRAEIVQVIDDMSEKSALRVALLIDASASMKPKLAAVREAIRDLLLSLRARTGQSELSVFHFPATKQYGEELEMDLDWTNELANLDKMFYKINMKGTTPTGPALLKTLQFVTGKPVSQQAEDGMLSEYVV, from the coding sequence ATGAAACAGATCCTATTGATTACGGACGGATGCTCGAATGTAGGGGTTAGCCCTGTAATAGCGGCTGCGCAAGCCCAAGCGGAAGGAGTTACGGTCAATGTGATCGGTGTTATCGACCAAGGGGAGTTGGGCGTACTCGGTACGGAGGAAATTCAAGAAATCGCTTCGGCCGGTGGCGGTATGAGCCGGATTGTCAATTCTCAGCAGCTATCCCATACCGTTCAGATGATGACAAGAAAGACCGTTGCTCATACGATACAGCAGGCTGTGGGCAAGGAGCTCCAGCAGATTCTCGGACACAGTCAATTGGAGCAGCTCCCGCCGCCAAAGCGCGCCGAGATTGTTCAAGTCATAGATGACATGAGTGAAAAATCAGCTCTTCGTGTGGCTTTGCTCATCGATGCAAGCGCCAGCATGAAGCCCAAATTAGCTGCTGTCAGGGAGGCAATCCGAGACTTGCTGCTGAGTCTAAGGGCGCGCACTGGCCAGAGTGAACTGTCTGTTTTTCATTTTCCGGCAACGAAACAGTACGGGGAAGAATTAGAGATGGATCTCGATTGGACCAATGAACTTGCAAATCTCGACAAGATGTTCTATAAAATAAACATGAAGGGTACGACCCCAACAGGGCCGGCTTTGTTGAAAACATTGCAATTCGTAACCGGAAAACCTGTTTCACAACAGGCCGAGGATGGGATGTTGAGTGAGTACGTGGTTTGA
- the hpt gene encoding hypoxanthine phosphoribosyltransferase, giving the protein MYSDIQDILYSEEQIQDKIKELGECISADYEGKNPLVICVLKGAFMFMADLVKRIAVPLEIDFMAVSSYGNATKSSGVVKIIKDLDVPVEGRHIIIVEDIIDSGLTLSYLIDVLERRNALSVSVVALFNKPARRTVELEPDYTGYVLPDEFVVGYGLDYAEKYRNLPFIGILKPEVYSS; this is encoded by the coding sequence TTGTACAGCGACATTCAAGACATCCTTTACAGTGAAGAGCAAATTCAAGACAAGATTAAAGAATTGGGAGAGTGTATTTCTGCCGATTACGAAGGGAAAAATCCATTAGTTATCTGCGTACTCAAGGGTGCGTTTATGTTCATGGCCGATCTGGTCAAACGGATTGCAGTGCCGTTAGAGATTGACTTCATGGCGGTATCCAGCTACGGGAATGCGACCAAATCGTCTGGTGTCGTTAAGATTATTAAGGATCTCGACGTTCCGGTCGAAGGAAGGCATATCATTATCGTTGAAGATATTATCGACAGCGGACTGACATTAAGCTATTTGATCGATGTTCTGGAGCGCCGCAATGCGTTGTCCGTATCTGTTGTCGCGTTGTTCAACAAGCCTGCGCGCAGGACGGTCGAGCTTGAACCTGACTATACCGGGTATGTGCTGCCAGATGAATTTGTTGTCGGTTATGGTCTGGACTATGCAGAAAAATACCGCAACCTTCCCTTTATTGGCATTTTGAAACCTGAAGTTTATTCCAGCTAA